The Rhodococcus antarcticus DNA segment GCGCTCCACGGCGGGCGCTCCTGCGCCTGGTGCCAGTACACGAGCAGCAGCCCGACGTCGGCCAGCGGGTCGCCGAGGGTGGACATCTCCCAGTCGAGCACGGCGCGCACCCGCGTGGGCTCGGCCCGGTCGAAGATCGTGTTCTCCAGCCGGTAGTCCCCGTGCACCACCGACACGGCGTCGGAGGTGGGCACGGCCGCGGCCAGGCGCTCACCCAGCCTGGTCAGCTCGGGGCGGTCGGCACCGGCACCGTCCGCGGCGCCGAAGGCCTCCCGCCAGGTCTCCCACTGGGTGCCCCACCGGCGCACCTGCCGGGTCATGAAGCCCGCGGGGCGGCCGAACTCCGCCAGGCCCACCGACGCGGGGTCCACGGCGTGCAGGTCGGCGAGCACGTCCACCACGGCGTTGCCCGCCGCCCAGCGCTGCTCGGGGGTGCTCACCCAGGGCTGCGTGGCCGAGCCGGGGGGCACCACGCCGTCCACGAGCTCCATGACGTAGAAGGGCGCGCCGAGGACGTCGCCGGTGGTCTCGGTGGCCAGCACGCGGGGGACCGGGACGGCGGTGTGCTCCAGCCCGGTGAGCACGCGCTGCTCGCGCCCCATGTCGTGCGCGGTGGCCGCCACCGAGCCCAGCGGCGGCCGCCGGAGCACGACGGAGCCGGCGGTGCTCGTCACCGAGTAGGTGAGGTTCGACCGCCCGTCGCCGATGGGGGCCACGCGGGACTCCGCCCACGCCGGGTCTCCCAGCTGCTGGGCCAGCCACGGGCCCACCACGGCCGGTGGGGCGCCGGCGGCGACGGTGTCGACGGCTCCGCCCGGGACGGTGTCGGCGGGCTGGTCGGGCGTCGTCGGCGACGTCGTGTCGTGGCTCACCGCCGCACCGTACAACCGCGCCCTCCGGCCGCCCGTGCCGCCCGGGTGTGCCCGTCGGCGAGGGCGGGTCCCGGTGGGCTATTGTCCAGCCGCCTCACGGGTCCGTGGGGCGTCCACGACCCCCTGCCCACCGGTGAGACGCACGTCACAGCAGCGCAGCTGCGACGGCGGGCACAACTACCCGTTCCCGCACGTTGTGCAGCCGCACGGCAGCGGAGCAGGGGCACGACCACCAGGCACGACCCACGCCGCCGGCCACCACCGGGACGGACCAGCCGTCGAGCCACCGGCGGGCCAGCACCACGCACGAGAACGCGCACCCGCGAGAGCACGCGCAGGACAGGGGTTTGAGGAACATGGCACAGGACTACGACGCTCCGCGTCGCACCGAGTCCGACGAGGTCTCGGAGGACTCGCTGGAGGAGCTCAAGGCCCGCCGCAACGAGGCGCAGTCCTCCGCGGTCGACGTCGACGAGACGGACACGGCGGAGTCGTTCGAGCTCCCCGGGGCCGATCTCTCGGGCGAGGAGCTCTCCGTCCGGGTGGTGCCCAAGCAGGCCGACGAGTTCACCTGCTCGAGCTGCTTCCTGGTCCACCACCGCAGCCGGTACGCCGGTGATCGGAAGGGTCTCGCGATCTGCCGGGACTGCGCCGCCTGAACTGACGCGACCGGTCGGTCAGGCGGGGCTGCCGGCCCCGTCGACCACGGTGACGCCCCCGGCCCGCAGCGCGCCCAGCAGGCGCTGCGGGTGCCGGGTGCTCAGGAGCCAGTAGGGCGTGGGGTCGTCGGGGTCGTCGAGCACCAGCAGCACCATCGTCGGCACGAAGGAGCGGTGCTGCACGAACGCCGACGGGTCGAGCTGGCGTCCGAGCGCCGCGCGCTTGGCCGAGGCGGGGACGGCGGCCGCCCGGGCCACCACGTCGAGCGGCAGGTGCGCCTGCCCCACCCGGAGCTCGCCCTCGGTCACCTGCACCCGCATGCGGCCGTAGCGGGCGATGAGCCACACGACCAGCGGCACGAGCACCACGTACGGCAACCACGCCTGCACGCCGGGGCTCCCCATGTGCACCTCGGCGGCGAGGATCAGCGTGGGGCCCAGCCCGGCCACCCACCACCACGCCGGCACGCTCAGCCGCTCGTCGTGCTGCGCCCCGGCGGGATCCGCCCCGTCGCGTGGCCCCGGCACCGTCGGCACGGTCAGCGGCGGAAGAGAAAGGTCAGCCATGGATCCCAGAGTAGTCTCGCCCGTCGTGCTCCCTTCCTCCGCCCGCGACGGCCTCCCGCTCGACGTGCCCGTGCGGGTGCTCGACGTGGAGCTCGGCCTGCCCCGGCGGGCCCGGGAGGGCGACGCCGGGCTGGACCTGCTGGCACGGACCGACGTCCGGCTCGAGCCGGGGGCGCGCGCCCTCGTGGGCACCGGGCTGGCACTTGCCCTGCCGGTCGGGACCGTGGGCCTCGTGCACCCGCGCTCGGGTCTCGCGGCCCGGGCCGGGCTGACGGTGCTGAACGCGCCGGGCACGGTCGACTCCGGCTACCGCGGTGAGGTCCTCGTCTGCCTGGTCAACCACGACTCGACGGAGGCCGTCCAGGTGCGCCGGGGCGACCGGATCGCACAGCTGCTCGTGCAGCGGGTCGAGGACGTGCGCCTGGTGCCGGTGGAGGAGCTGCCCGCGTCCGAGCGCGGGGAGCAGGGGCACGGGTCGAGCGGCGGGCACACCAGTCTCGTCGGCGGCGTGGGACCGGGAGGTCGGTGACGGTGTTCGGACGACGGAGCAAGAAGAACGGGGTGACCCCGGTCGACGAGCGGGCACCGCTGGGTGACCCGGGCGGCGAGCGGGACGCGTCCACCGACGAGGACGGTCCCGAGACCGGCCCCTGGGACAGCAGCGAGGTCGGACCACCCACCGAGGGAGAGGGTCGTCTGGACCTCGGCTCGGTCCGGGTGCCGATGCCCGAGGGTGGCCAGGTCCAGGTGGAGATGGAGACCTCCGGCTCGGTCCGCTCGGTGCACCTGGTGACGGCGGACGGGCGGATCACCGTGGCGGCCTTCGCGGCCCCGCGCAGTCCCGGCCAGTGGCGCGAGGTGGCCGCCGAGCTGTCCCAGGGCCTGCGTGCAGACCAGGCGCAGGTCACCGTGGAGGACGGCCCGTGGGGCCGTGAGGTGCTCGGCATCGGTCCCGGGGGGGCCATGCGCTTCCTCGGTGTAGACGGCCCGCGGTGGATGGTGCGCTGCGTGGCGTCCGGCCCGGCCTCCACCGTGGCTGCGCTGGCCGTGACGGCCCGTGAGGTGCTCGCCGACACGGTCGTGGTCCGTGGGGACGAGCCCCTGCCCGTGCGCACGACGCTGCCGGTCACGCTGCCCGCGGTGCTGGTGCAGCAGCTCGACGCGGCCCGGGCCCAGGCCGCCGAGCAGGCCGCCATGTCGGCGGCCGACCAGCAGACCGGGGACCCGGACGGCGGCTCCTCGGCGATGCAGCAGGCCGAGGGCGTGGCCCCCGGACCGCAGTAGCGCCCACCTGCTCGCGGATTCCTGCGCGGTGCTCGACCCGGCCGGGTGGGTGCACCCGGGGGGCGCTGGATCAGCCGGCGGTGCCGCCGGCCTGCTGCCACGCCCGGACGGCCGCGCGGCCCAGCGAACCGGGATCGGCACCGAGCTCGGCCAGGGTGACCAGCTCCAGCCGCGCCGCCGGGGCGGCCGTGGCCAGCTCCAGGGCCACCGCGAGCGGGTGCACCGGGTCGTCCACCGCGGCCACGAGGCCGATCGGGACGTCGAGGGCGGCGAGTGCGGTGACGGTGGGCGCGAGGTGTGCCGCCGCCTCGTCCAGCGCTGCGGGCAGGTGCGGCCACTGGCGGCTCCAGGCCCGGCGCAGCTCTGCGGCCAGCCACGGGGGTGAACCCGCCTGCACCTCGGCCAGGGCACCCTGCAGCCCCAGCTCCCGCAGCCGCGCGGCGCTGTGCGCGGCGAGCACGGCCGCTGCCGCGCCGGCGGGCGCACCCCACCAGGCGGGCAGGGCGAGCAGCAGCCCACAGGCGCGGCCCGGGTGCCGCAGCGCCCACCCGGCGGCCACCGCTGCGCCCAGGGACACCCCGCCGACGAGCAGCGGACCGGGCTCCGCCGCAGCCTCGTCCAGCGCCCGTCGGCCCGAGTCCGCGACCGCCGACGGGTCGGGTTCCACGGCCACCGCACGCGCGCCCACGGCGGACAGCGCAGCGGAGAACGCGCGGCCGAGGAACACCGCGTCGGAGCCGCTGCCGGGCAGCAGCAGGGCGCGCGTCGGCGGGGTGG contains these protein-coding regions:
- a CDS encoding phosphotransferase family protein codes for the protein MSHDTTSPTTPDQPADTVPGGAVDTVAAGAPPAVVGPWLAQQLGDPAWAESRVAPIGDGRSNLTYSVTSTAGSVVLRRPPLGSVAATAHDMGREQRVLTGLEHTAVPVPRVLATETTGDVLGAPFYVMELVDGVVPPGSATQPWVSTPEQRWAAGNAVVDVLADLHAVDPASVGLAEFGRPAGFMTRQVRRWGTQWETWREAFGAADGAGADRPELTRLGERLAAAVPTSDAVSVVHGDYRLENTIFDRAEPTRVRAVLDWEMSTLGDPLADVGLLLVYWHQAQERPPWSAAQYLPSASSAPGFPTRTEVVARYAQRRALDPDQLAEQVPFYVGFGAFKLAVVLAGVVARASAGAADARTGRGLQGALDPLVALGHHVLDHGLE
- a CDS encoding DUF4193 domain-containing protein; protein product: MAQDYDAPRRTESDEVSEDSLEELKARRNEAQSSAVDVDETDTAESFELPGADLSGEELSVRVVPKQADEFTCSSCFLVHHRSRYAGDRKGLAICRDCAA
- a CDS encoding DUF3093 domain-containing protein, yielding MADLSLPPLTVPTVPGPRDGADPAGAQHDERLSVPAWWWVAGLGPTLILAAEVHMGSPGVQAWLPYVVLVPLVVWLIARYGRMRVQVTEGELRVGQAHLPLDVVARAAAVPASAKRAALGRQLDPSAFVQHRSFVPTMVLLVLDDPDDPTPYWLLSTRHPQRLLGALRAGGVTVVDGAGSPA
- the dut gene encoding dUTP diphosphatase encodes the protein MDPRVVSPVVLPSSARDGLPLDVPVRVLDVELGLPRRAREGDAGLDLLARTDVRLEPGARALVGTGLALALPVGTVGLVHPRSGLAARAGLTVLNAPGTVDSGYRGEVLVCLVNHDSTEAVQVRRGDRIAQLLVQRVEDVRLVPVEELPASERGEQGHGSSGGHTSLVGGVGPGGR
- a CDS encoding DUF3710 domain-containing protein, whose protein sequence is MFGRRSKKNGVTPVDERAPLGDPGGERDASTDEDGPETGPWDSSEVGPPTEGEGRLDLGSVRVPMPEGGQVQVEMETSGSVRSVHLVTADGRITVAAFAAPRSPGQWREVAAELSQGLRADQAQVTVEDGPWGREVLGIGPGGAMRFLGVDGPRWMVRCVASGPASTVAALAVTAREVLADTVVVRGDEPLPVRTTLPVTLPAVLVQQLDAARAQAAEQAAMSAADQQTGDPDGGSSAMQQAEGVAPGPQ
- a CDS encoding alpha/beta fold hydrolase, producing the protein MHSATPPTRALLLPGSGSDAVFLGRAFSAALSAVGARAVAVEPDPSAVADSGRRALDEAAAEPGPLLVGGVSLGAAVAAGWALRHPGRACGLLLALPAWWGAPAGAAAAVLAAHSAARLRELGLQGALAEVQAGSPPWLAAELRRAWSRQWPHLPAALDEAAAHLAPTVTALAALDVPIGLVAAVDDPVHPLAVALELATAAPAARLELVTLAELGADPGSLGRAAVRAWQQAGGTAG